A DNA window from Vanessa tameamea isolate UH-Manoa-2023 chromosome 24, ilVanTame1 primary haplotype, whole genome shotgun sequence contains the following coding sequences:
- the LOC135194122 gene encoding uncharacterized protein LOC135194122, whose amino-acid sequence MDQDMYYYTDAIFQLEINLHNVRKELISMLDYFEQADCLECYQLKCKCINKTKSESGKSDAILIDSVDKEETKAPPAASLPKPKFDVPSDEESPGPSTPEKVTQDIEAWIDASKEVEDGEEHVIVKETPLLSLTENLLLVDKQKKPQVAINYVSNGSVVEAFFKYFKVPSNTAVTYVSAKLAAACSNSVKQNYTYF is encoded by the exons ATGGACCaagatatgtattattatacggACGCGATATTTCAACTG GAGATAAATCTTCATAACGTCAGAAAAGAATTGATATCAATGCTCGATTACTTCGAACAAGCGGACTGCTTGGAATGTTATCAACTAAAATGCAAATgcataaataaaaccaaatctGAAAGCGGAAAAAGTGATGCGATTTTAATTGATTCCGTCGATAAGGAAGAAACAAAAGCGCCTCCAGCTGCTTCGTTGCCAAAACCGAAATTCGATGTACCGAGCGACGAAGAGAGTCCCGGGCCTTCGACACCAGAGAAAGTAACGCAAGATATAGAAGCTTGGATTGACGCGTCGAAGGAGGTCGAAGATGGGGAAGAACACGTGATCGTTAAAGAGACCCCCCTACTCTCCTTAACCGAAAATCTCCTTCTGGTCGATAAGCAGAAGAAACCACAAGTGGCAATCAATTACGTGAGCAACGGAAGTGTGGTCGAagcatttttcaaatatttcaaagtacCATCGAACACCGCTGTGACTTACGTGTCTGCGAAGTTAGCAGCGGCTTGCAGCAACTCCGTTAAACAAAATTACACGTACTTTTAA